The Neomonachus schauinslandi chromosome 13, ASM220157v2, whole genome shotgun sequence DNA segment CCCTTCGCTATTTATCCCTGGTACCATGCTAATGTTCTCTAATCCCTAAAActggatttctaatttaattcctgTGTTGACCCTTAACCCGGCCCTGAATCTTAACTTTGACTTAACGTTggccagaaaacaaaataatgaccTAATCCAAACTTTACCTATATAAAACGGACCTGACTCACACTAGTAACTCTAAATTTCCAACTCCGGTTTTTTAACTCCTTAAGCTAACCTTAATTCCCAAATTCACCCGAGGCTTTCCTACCCACATACCCGCTATCAGCTAACCTCAAAGCCGGTCCCCGCCCTGCGCCTCAATGCCACCCCACTCCTCTCCCTCTTCAAAACTTATTCCAGACAGAGGACTGATCCCAGGAAGGGCCTGGCTCCCTTAAAACGGCCTACTTAACTCCGATCCCAAGCCGAGATACACTGGACGGTGACCTCTCCAACAGGACCCGAAATAGGAGACGCAGGAGAGTCAAGGGACCCCGCCCGCCTGCCCGCCAGCCCGCTTCCCGGGCCTGGCCTTGCGGCCCCACCCTGAAGCTCCGGCTCGGCCCGTCCGGCCCGGCCTACCTGCGCTGCCCGGCTCGTGCCCCGCCCGCCGGCCCGCTAACCCGCTCGTTCTCCCGGTGGCAATCGGGCTCCGGCCTCGCCCTCCCTTCGACACTCTCTCGGCCACTTCCGTCCCCGGAACGTCCCCCACCCGCGGGCGGCGCCCTGGGCCCGCGCTCTATGGTTGCGGGGACAGGAGGAAGCTGCTCTGGCCCCAGCTCTCGATGCTCGGGAGCGGGTCTTAGACCGGCGGCCCCTCCCCGGCCGGAAGCAAGGGTGCGGCACAATTCGGAGAAAACGCTCTGACTGCGCCCGAGTTCCCTTTTAGTCTCGAACCCTTCCCTTTTTCAGCCGGGGGCCAAGGCGGAGCCCGTCCCCCAGAATGCCCGCCCTCAGGGTGTGAGGAGGCAGCAGGGACGGCCCCTCTATTTGCATAGCTCCTGGGACGTGGCGCGCAGCTGCTGGGCCACTTCCGCGTCAGAGGGAACTCCAAGTCCCGGAATGCCTCGGGGGTAGGCGCGTCACGTCCGTGGTGTTGGAAGCTGCGGAGAAGCGAGTCTAGGGAGCTGGTGCGATTTGAGAGCGACTGGTTCGGGTTTGCGGATGGGTGGTGGGGTGAGCGTCTGTGTTTCTGCCCATCCTTCCCGTTGATATCCAGTATGGAACTGGCGTTGGACTTGGGTGACCAGGACCTGCTGGACTTTCTGCTAGAGGAAAGCGGAGATTTGGGGGCCGAGCAGCCCCTTTccgaggtgggtgggggctgtgaGTCGGGGAGGCGCGGGGTTGCGGGGACGGCATTCATGAGGCAGTGGGTAGTAATAGGTCAAGGCTTATTAAGTTGAACCCTGTGCAGACGCTGAGTGAATGGGAGGCAGAGGACTTCCTGAGTTCCCTGCTGAGTCCTCCAGCATCGTTGAACGTCCTTAGCTCCTCTGATTCCTGTCTTGTTCACCATGATCACACCTACTCTCTCTCACAACATGTCTCCATAGATCTAGGTGAGTGTGAAATAAGTGAGGTTTGGGCGGAAGACAGGACACGTGGGCCTGGCTATTTGTACTTTCCCTTTTGCAGATGGTGGGAACTATGGAAAAGAGGGGGCCCAGACGACTCCACTGCGTGTGGAGGAGCCAGCAGAGCAGGTACTTGATTTATGGCGGGATTATTCACACATTGCACAGGTGGGGGCGGATTCCCCATTCCTTTCTGACATCCCCTTGCAACTCTGCTGCCCACCTACTGGTAACCCTAGGAAATTGCTAGGCTGATACTGACAGATGAGGAGAAGAGGCTGTTGGAGAAGGAGGGGCTTACTCTGCATGGGACACTTCCTCTTACTAAGGTAAGACTCCCATTGATAGGAGTGAAAGCTGGAGGGGGTTTGTGAGTCCCAAGTACCCACTTCTGTTAATTTTATATCAGGAAGGACTGAGGTTAGAGAACTTAGCAAATTTGTTGCTAATGGGAAGCTGGAACATGTAGTTAATATGGTGGATGCAGAGGCAGATCCTGGTTTTGTGGGGCTTTTACACATTTTTGGTGTTCTCTTTaagaaagaagaattcaaaatcaTCAGTGCAACATTGGTATAGGGACTTGGAAAGGACTGTGCAAGCAAAGGGCCCTGATGCTTAGATTTCACTAAGGGCCTCATCATAATCCACCTATAGTTGAGTGGTAGAATTAAGTTTTAGAATTCATCAAGGCTGGACTAATAGCAAGAATAATTGTAAAAtcccaagttttaaaattttaagtttgaagCAATGAGTGGCAGCTTTACAAGCATGGTATTGTACTGTTGTGAAATCAACAGTACAGAAAAGTTGagagaattttaagattttttttttttttttgagagagcgagaatgagagagagagagagaacacatgagagggggaagggtcagagggagaagcagactccctgctgagcagggagcccgatgtgggactcgatcctgggactccaggatcatgacctgagctgaaggtggttgcttaaccgactgagccacccaggcgccctgagagaattttaatttcttaaaactaCAAGATGAGTTAGCAGTTTGAGATGACTAAGGAAGTGAGTGGGGTTTGAAGGCTGTATCAATGGAGGTGTTGCCTCTAGAAGGGCAGTGACCATCTTATTCTCCTTTATACTGGCCAGAGCACATTTTAGTGTCTAGTTTTGAACCCAGATCTTTGACAGATATTAAGAGGATGCAGTCCATCCCGAGGAGAGAAGATCAAGTGAGGAGTTAAAATTTTTGCCCAGATTATTTAACTCTGAAGAAATGTTAAGTGCCTTAAAATAGTTAAAGACTGTTCATTCTATATGACCTCAGAGATAGGTACTAGGTAAGTCCAATTGATAGAAATCATATGTTGGCTCAGGATAAGGaagatttttttggaaaagatttatttattttaatagattgCGCttgtgcgcacaagcagggcagggtggggggcagagggagagggagaaggaataagaatctcaagcagactccccactgagcaccatcccacgaccctgagatcatgacctgagctgaaatcaagagtcagactcccaaccaactgaggtacccaggcaagggttgttttcttcttcttttttttttaattaataaaactgttaaaaatggTCTGGCTTGTGAGGATGTTAACCCCTGGCTTTCAGAGGCATTCAGAGAGAAGCCAAGTGCCTTTTGGTCTGGGAAGCTGTAGAAGGGATTCCTGCATTGAGAAGATTGAACTTAGTTGCCTTCCAACTCTTTGGTCCAGTGTTCCTCTGATGAAgatctcttttctgtcttctcttagATGGAGGAACAAGTTCTGACACGAGTGCGgaggaaaattagaaacaaaaagtcTGCTCAGGAGAGCCGCAGGAAGAAGAAGGTGTATTTGGGAGGTTTAGAGAGCAGGTACAcaagggagagggatggggcggggggaggggcgcagAGCTAGTTGGAAGTGTTGGGTTTTGAAGGGGGGATACAGGCCATATCCCCATATCCTATTATTATTCCCCCAGGGTCTTGAAATACACAGCCCAGAATCTGGAGCTACAGAACAAAGTACAGCTCCTAGAGGAACAGAATTTGTAAGTAACTCTCTAACAtcagtccctcctccctcctgttttatgctgtctcattctttcccctcctccacaCTGGGCAGCTCCTACATGCAAGGTCTGGTGCTTGGCCTTTAGTGGATCTGATTTCAAGAAGCTTACAAAGTAGTGGGGAACAAATTCACAAgtaattaaataagttaaatattcaGAAAGAGTGAGGAGGGAGTAAGAAAGACCCcatggaaccctcctacactgttggtgggaatgcaagctggtgtagccactctgggaagacagtatggaggttcctcaaaaagttaaaaatagagctacgctacgacccagcaattgccctactgggtagttaccccaaagatacaaatgtagtaatccgaagggggggcatgaatcacagacctgtacccctgaaacaaatgaaacaatacattatatgttaattaaaaaaaaagggggggcgcctgggtggctcagtcgttgagcgcctgtcttcggctcaggtcacgatcccagggtcctgggatcgagccccgcatcgggctccctgcttggcaggaagtctgcttctccctcacccactctccctgcttgtgttccctctctcactgtgtctctctctgtcaaataaataaataaaatctttaaaaagaaaaaaaaaaaaagaccccatgGGGCTGATGACGTTTGATAGTAGATAGGATTCTGGGGTGGGGGTCGGGATAGGGAGCACTCTAGGCAGAAAGAACATGGCATAGTGCAGTCTGGCTGGAACCTTAACATAGGTGAGttgagtcagagagagaacatcAAATGCCCGGTGAAGATTATGTGCATAGCTGATCACGCAGTGTAGAACCACTGAAGGTATTTGCAAAGGAGTTTAAATCAGGTCAGGACAGAAAGGTGTTTGTTTTAATGAGGAACTTCAGGCATTTTGTCCACGGAGAGGaagaatccatttaaaaataggacGAAAAGCAAGAGATAATTCAATGCACAGATGGAGGGGTGGCCTTAACAGGAAGGTTTCATTGTATCTCAGGGTGCCAGGCCAGGGGCTGCTCACTGTCCCCCTTCTTCCAGGTCCCTTCTGGACCAGCTGAGGAGACTCCAGGCCATGGTGATTCAGGTATCAGACAAAACGAGCAGCACCAGCACCTGCGTCTTGGTGAGGATGGTGATGGAAGGAGAGATCCTTTTCTCAGGTGGCAGGGACAGGGCTGCAACCTAGAgcccttcttcattttctttttccccgtTCTCCAGGTCCtacttttctccttctgtctgctcaTCGTACCTGCTATGTACTCCTCTGACACAAGGGGGAGCCTGCCAGCTGAGCACGGAGGTGAGAGGCTTGAGAATACCATTAAGGAAGGGCTAGGGGGGAAGCCTGGCCGGTCCTTGAGGAGTCTGTTTCCTTAGTGTTGTCCCGCCAGCTTCGTGCCCTCCCCAGTGAGGACCCTCACCAGCTGGAGCTGCCTGCCCTGCAGTCAGAGGTACCAAAGGACAGTTCAGACCAAGAGATCCAGGCTCCTGGCAACTCTTGCTGCCCGCTCTACCACATGCCTCAGGCTCCTGGTGCTGAGCCTCCCCTGAAGTTGCTACTTCCTGTCCCTTCCTCAAAGTCCCCCTGCCCAGGTCCGGCCCTTCCCTTGCATGCAAATTTCACAAGAGATGGGGAATGGTTCCCTACTCACAGCCCCACATCTTTTATCTTACAGGGCAGATATTCAGGctagattggggggggggggggggcgctaagCCAGAGTCTGCGGTTCCTAGTCTGTGTCCAAATGAAAGGAATGGGAGAGGGCTAGCCTGAGCTCATGCGTCCTGTGTCAGGAAGCCTGAGAGTTCAAACACACCACACTTAACTGGCTTTTTGGGTCTTTTATTTGTACCCACATAAATCTATCACCCCATGAATGAAATGGGCCTGGGGGAATCAACCGACCTCGTTAAACATTTCATGCAGTGAGGGGATTGGGtgaggagagaaataaataagtgatTCTGATGCTTGGATCACCTTCAACCCCTCTTTACTGGCACGattgggtggggagaagggaaggggcatGATTGTCTCGGTGGCTCAGGGTTGCAGgagactggggcgggggggagcagtgaagaggaagaggaaaggccaggctggaggctgggctgtTAGAGCCTCCCTCCCACAGTTCAGAGGGCTCACTTTGGGTTTGCTGTGGCTTCCTTTGGTCTAGGGTTAGGTCCTGTGCTTAGTCCTGTGCCCTGTTCGGCTACTGGCTTGGAGGCCTTTCTGTGCTGCTGCTGCAGGGCCAGCTGCATGGCCCAGATGCTCAGCGGCCTCATGTAGGCCAGCGAGCGGAACACCCGCTGCTGGCAGTATGCTTCAGGGGTCTGGAAGGCCAGGCCCAGACGCTCCCACACGGTTCGGTAGCAGCCTTCAGCTGTCTGGAAGCCTTCCCAAGTCAGGCCCTGGAGGAAGAGATGTCAGGCACATTACTTGGCAGTCCCTGAATAGCTACTTCAGCTGGACAGATAGAGACAATAGggcctctgccctcagggagttcCCAGCCTGTGGTAGAAATAAGCTTGACCCATAGACAGAACCCGAAGGCAGGAAATGGAAGGCATGCCTGGAAGAAGGGAGGGGCTTTCCAGATGGGTAGGGCCCTACAGAGGTTCAATGGCTGAGGAAGTTTGCCAGCCCAGGGTACAGATGGTGGAGGAGAGATGGAAAGGGAGTGCATTACCTCCTGGATCATGGTGGCTGCCAACCCGTAGACTACACCCACCCAGACTTCATCAGACTGGACACTGGATCTGTCAGGGACACCATGGGGCTGCATCCCATTCACAGCCCCCATGGCTCCTCCTGCAAAGGCCCGGACATTGAACTCGAAGATAGTCTGGAGAGCACAGACCACGTGGGGGGTAGGAAATACCTAGATGGGCAAAGGCAGAATCACGGTTTCCTAAATGTGCTTCCCACCTCCAGGGGAAACCCACCTTTCTCTCTGGCTCCTCCTCCTCGTCTTTCTCACCTCAGTGTCTCCTTCTCCTAGACCACTGGCCCTCAGGAACCACTGGCCAGCGCACTGGTCAGACATGATGCTACAGGACTGAGGCTGAGGGCTGCAGTCATAGTTGTAATAGCGGCCTGGCGTAGAGGAAGACAAAATAAGGTTCCTTGTGGCCCCACAGCTGCCTTAAGACTCCTTAGGATCCTCCAACTCACCATTCCACAGCAGTCGCTCATAGGCTTCTTGGCCCCGTCTAAGGATGGAAGAAAACTTATCCTGGACGTCCTGTGCCCCACACAGACCCGCCATCTGGACCATCACAGCCACGGCTGCCAGCCACAGTCCTCCACAGTAAGCACTGATCAGGGACACGGGTGTGGGGGTCAGACTGGCAGCTCCAGCCACTCCCATACAACATCACAAGCAATGACTCATTCTTCCTGGAGCCCACAATTCCTTGGTGCCCAGTTCCCCACCTCAGGCACCCTGGAAATCCCTACTCCCCTACCTGGGGCCTGTGGTGATCCATCCATCATAGGTCTGGTCTGCATAGCCTCCATTCTCAATGAGTCCATCTTGGTCCTTGTCAAACTTCATTTCAGACTCCATCACAGCCTAGAGAGGAACCAAGACACTGAAGACCTAGGTAGATGCTAAAGAAAGACAACAAGAGCCCGCTGGGCTTTCCCCAAACACCAGTCGTGCCCTTGGCACAGTGGCCACTGCACACGCATGTCTTACCAGGCACACAGGCCACATGTCTCTCAGGAAGCCCTGGTCCCCCGTCAGGTAATAGTCTCGATAAACCTGCAGCACAAACTTCAGGTTTAAGTCCTTCCAGTCCGCGGTATCGTGGACCACATATGCATTGACTCGGAGCCATGGCTCGTCAtctgtgggaggggaggaaacCTGACTGATTTGCATTGGTGGGTAGAGGGTGCAAAAGTTGAGGGAGGGAAGTGAACCCTGGGGTGGAGGTACTTTTACCTGGGTCCCCAATATCATGGGGGATGACGTTCCTCCTTTTCACAGGTGCCATTACCCCACTCATCAGGTACTGTCGCCGTGTCAGGTCCTCCCTGAGTGTGGCCAGAGCTGGGGGAGCagacacacaagtgggggagcagGGAATGGGCAGACTTGAGGTGGGGCTCAGAACTGTGTTTACGACCCTGGAGGGGAGCCAGTAAGCAGGACGAGTGGAGAGGAGGGTGGAGACAATCTGAGGGGCCACAAAGATtcagggccggggtggggggagacggCAGAAGGAGCACAAAAGGGACCCTCACCCATGTCATACTGCAGGCTGAGCTCGAGTTTGGGCCAGAGCATGACGAGGGCAAAGGAAGCGTAAAAGTGGACGTCATATGTGTTGTACATGCGATATTCCTggcctgggggaaggagggagacacaCTTGCCAGAATTCCTGCTTCCCCTGGAATTGGGGATGGGGTACTGGCCTACCCCACACCTGCCGCTTACCCCCTCATCCCAACCAATGCCCCGGGGTAGGCAAAACCCACTGTCCTGCCTTGTGGTAGGGCACTAACTGGCCTCGTGGATACTGTGGCCCACCAGCTGCCCGTACCTTCCAGGTAGCCAAATCGACCGTATTCCTGGAGGATGGGGCGGAGCTGACACATGCTCCCCACCAGCTCCTCTGGTAGGGAGTCCTCGGGAACTTCCAGCCATACTGTGCCTCCATCAGCCAGGAAGTATAGTTCATTGAAGAGCGCAGATTTGTACCAGGCAGGCAAGGATCTGGGGAGTCAGGAGGAAGGAATGGTCTGATGAGTGTGGATCTCCCAGGAAGGGAAGGATTCTGGAgttctgcagagcagggggcaCCAAGTGAATCCCAGCCCAACTCTGCTGACTGTGGTTGAGTAGAGACTGAACCAAGGAGTCCCAACTGGAGTGTGAGTGCCCAGGAGAAAGGCAAGAGATCAGCCCCATTGGCACCTGTCGTCCAATATTGGGCTCTGCCAAGCTGAGATCTTCTCTTCCCAGTCCACATACCGGCACAGGGCATAGTGGCTAAGGGCAGGCGCTGCATTACCATCGCGGCCAAAGAACCTCGTGTACCGCCTGGGAtggaaagaaaggggaggaatGAGAACTCGGGTTCCAGGTCAGAGCTCCAGCACCTTGGATCCCTGTACTCTCTTGGTCCCTTCACCTGTAGTAGACCTGGCCCTTAGCTCCAAACATGATTCTGGGCATATCCCAAGCCAGTGAGAACTCCAGGCGGCACTGGCCTCGAGGTGGCAGCTTGCCTGTAACACACACAGCCCCAGCGATGCCTACTCCTTTCTGCGAGGGGGTGCTTCGGCCTGAGAGAAGCACAAGAGAAATCGGCATAGGCACCCCCTTCAGCCCCAGGGGTCCCTAATATGGGAAAATAAGGCCTGTTCGTTACCAGTGCTCTCACCCCTCCTCCCAAGACGGGAACAACCTCTCTTCCCACCACCTCCCTATCAAATCCCCCCATCACCAGCAGGGGAGTCCAGCTGTCCATCTTGAAGTAGATCTTGCCACACCTGCTGCCCAGTGCTGTCAGGGTCAAAGGCTGTGATGTGGGTTACCGTGGTAGCCGCCTGTTAAGGGGCCAAAGACTCTTTGAGGGGAGGCTCCACAGGTAGGCTGGCTTTGGACTACTCTCCAGTGCCCATTATAATTCCCACCAGAGGCTTAAGGGCTGTAGTGAGGATGGGACTCAGGAATTGAGGAAAGGAAGAGCCCGTGGTGGGATGCAGTGCACTTGGGGGCCAGGCTGAGGGGAGGCGTTCGGGGGCTAAGGTCTAGGGGAAGCTCTAATGTACCGTGAGTCGTGCGGCCACAGCCATCGTGTAGGGATTCGGAAGGGTTGGATGATGCAGCAGCAGCCCCTGTGCGGTCTCCCCATCACGCTCCAGACAGAAGGGCTCATTCCACAATCCCCCTGGGGCATCATCTCCAACCCCCAGTCCATTCCGCATGGAGAACATGATGGACACATCCAGCGCTTCGTCCCCTTCATTTTCCACATCCCATACAAAGACTCCTACAGGCAGGCTGCTGTCCTGGGAGCAAAAGATCAGACTCAGATGGTCCCAGTGTAGCCCCTCCTGGCCCCACTCCTCCAAACCGAGGACCTGGCTCAAATACTATCCCCTGCCCCCGGTATACTCTCTTTAGTTTCCACTTGCATCTCCCCATATTCCCAGGCAGGGGGTCTTACCACTGAGCGGAGGTCCTGGAAAACCAGCATGTCATGTTCCAGTCCTCTCTCTTTCAAGGATTGTGGAATTTACAGCAGAGACGGAtctcagggaggggagggcaatGGAGCAAACACAGTGGGAGCCTCACCTGGTAGTCATGGGGCAAGATGGGTGTGATCTGGCGACAGGTGAGGGTGACATTCTGGCCAGGAAGCTGATAGACAGTCCAGGCTCGGGGATAGAGGGCGTGGTAGAATGCAAAGTACCCACACAGGCCCCAGTTCCAGCTGCGCAGGACACTTGGGCGCTCCACGGACAGGACTTGCTGGTACACGGTCTTCCCCTCCCGACGCAAGCACACTGTGAACTACACCAAGAAGGCAGATAGGCTGGGATGGGGTAACCACAGCCACCTCAAACTcgtct contains these protein-coding regions:
- the CREB3 gene encoding cyclic AMP-responsive element-binding protein 3 isoform X2 translates to MELALDLGDQDLLDFLLEESGDLGAEQPLSETLSEWEAEDFLSSLLSPPASLNVLSSSDSCLVHHDHTYSLSQHVSIDLDGGNYGKEGAQTTPLRVEEPAEQEIARLILTDEEKRLLEKEGLTLHGTLPLTKMEEQVLTRVRRKIRNKKSAQESRRKKKVYLGGLESRVLKYTAQNLELQNKVQLLEEQNLSLLDQLRRLQAMVIQVSDKTSSTSTCVLVLLFSFCLLIVPAMYSSDTRGSLPAEHGDHWPSGTTGQRTGQT
- the GBA2 gene encoding non-lysosomal glucosylceramidase yields the protein MGTGVPASEQTRCAKGEPQIYCPENAGGTEAGQVTDFESSEDNRPQSEPGYSNPEDSGQLMASYEGKAKGYQVPTFGWRICLAHEFAEKRKPFNANNVSLSNLIKHLGMGLRYLQWWYRKTQVEKKTPFIDLINCVPLRQIYGCPLGGIGGGTITRGWRGQFCRWQLDPGMYQHRTVIADQFTVCLRREGKTVYQQVLSVERPSVLRSWNWGLCGYFAFYHALYPRAWTVYQLPGQNVTLTCRQITPILPHDYQDSSLPVGVFVWDVENEGDEALDVSIMFSMRNGLGVGDDAPGGLWNEPFCLERDGETAQGLLLHHPTLPNPYTMAVAARLTAATTVTHITAFDPDSTGQQVWQDLLQDGQLDSPAGRSTPSQKGVGIAGAVCVTGKLPPRGQCRLEFSLAWDMPRIMFGAKGQVYYRRYTRFFGRDGNAAPALSHYALCRYVDWEEKISAWQSPILDDRSLPAWYKSALFNELYFLADGGTVWLEVPEDSLPEELVGSMCQLRPILQEYGRFGYLEGQEYRMYNTYDVHFYASFALVMLWPKLELSLQYDMALATLREDLTRRQYLMSGVMAPVKRRNVIPHDIGDPDDEPWLRVNAYVVHDTADWKDLNLKFVLQVYRDYYLTGDQGFLRDMWPVCLAVMESEMKFDKDQDGLIENGGYADQTYDGWITTGPSAYCGGLWLAAVAVMVQMAGLCGAQDVQDKFSSILRRGQEAYERLLWNGRYYNYDCSPQPQSCSIMSDQCAGQWFLRASGLGEGDTEVFPTPHVVCALQTIFEFNVRAFAGGAMGAVNGMQPHGVPDRSSVQSDEVWVGVVYGLAATMIQEGLTWEGFQTAEGCYRTVWERLGLAFQTPEAYCQQRVFRSLAYMRPLSIWAMQLALQQQHRKASKPVAEQGTGLSTGPNPRPKEATANPK
- the CREB3 gene encoding cyclic AMP-responsive element-binding protein 3 isoform X1 — protein: MELALDLGDQDLLDFLLEESGDLGAEQPLSETLSEWEAEDFLSSLLSPPASLNVLSSSDSCLVHHDHTYSLSQHVSIDLDGGNYGKEGAQTTPLRVEEPAEQEIARLILTDEEKRLLEKEGLTLHGTLPLTKMEEQVLTRVRRKIRNKKSAQESRRKKKVYLGGLESRVLKYTAQNLELQNKVQLLEEQNLSLLDQLRRLQAMVIQVSDKTSSTSTCVLVLLFSFCLLIVPAMYSSDTRGSLPAEHGVLSRQLRALPSEDPHQLELPALQSEVPKDSSDQEIQAPGNSCCPLYHMPQAPGAEPPLKLLLPVPSSKSPCPGPALPLHANFTRDGEWFPTHSPTSFILQGRYSG